In bacterium, a genomic segment contains:
- the tmk gene encoding dTMP kinase, giving the protein MKKRTIISFEGIDGCGKTTQAKLLYQYLQNNGFESSFFFEPGGTILGNKIRCLLLDKEDKQLCMWSELFLYFASRAQLLNEVVSKELDKGHIVILDRYIDSTTAYQGYGRGISVELIERIHSAFIQNLFPDLTFLIDSPPEDLTSILAKKEKDRIEQEPGDFQKRVREGYLQIAGKEKERIKVVKRQNIEKTHSEIIKIVGNFLNENR; this is encoded by the coding sequence ATGAAAAAAAGAACTATTATCAGTTTTGAAGGTATAGATGGTTGTGGCAAGACAACACAGGCAAAACTATTATACCAATATTTACAGAATAATGGGTTTGAAAGTTCGTTCTTTTTTGAACCAGGTGGGACTATTCTGGGTAATAAAATAAGGTGTTTGTTACTTGACAAAGAAGATAAACAACTTTGTATGTGGAGTGAGTTGTTCTTATATTTTGCAAGTCGTGCACAGTTATTAAATGAAGTGGTAAGTAAAGAATTAGATAAAGGACATATCGTTATTCTTGATAGATATATAGATTCCACTACAGCATATCAAGGGTATGGACGTGGAATTTCTGTTGAATTGATAGAAAGAATACATTCTGCTTTTATACAAAATCTGTTTCCTGATTTGACCTTTCTTATAGATTCTCCACCTGAAGATTTAACATCAATTCTTGCCAAAAAAGAAAAAGATAGGATTGAACAAGAACCTGGTGATTTTCAAAAAAGGGTAAGGGAAGGGTATTTACAAATTGCAGGCAAAGAAAAAGAAAGGATAAAAGTAGTAAAAAGACAGAATATAGAAAAAACTCATAGTGAAATAATAAAAATTGTTGGAAATTTTTTAA